Proteins from a genomic interval of Sulfurimonas sp. HSL3-2:
- a CDS encoding MotE family protein gives MRYLLLALLITINLFAIEKNDKLFECTKIFEDRKNELLVELERIDEQKQALDALKIATEDLLKKKENDLNIREAKIDEKYDDVNKKEASIKSMLEENKKVLETIQNTKMDKVSQTYAKMKPGAAAGVISQIDDDTAVKILSSLKPAVVGKILAKMDPLKASKLTTLMTKIEEE, from the coding sequence ATGAGATACCTGCTTTTAGCCCTGCTAATTACGATAAATCTTTTCGCAATAGAGAAAAACGATAAACTTTTTGAATGTACTAAGATCTTTGAAGACAGAAAAAATGAACTTTTAGTCGAGCTGGAACGTATCGATGAACAAAAGCAGGCACTTGATGCATTAAAAATAGCAACGGAAGACCTCTTAAAGAAAAAAGAGAACGACCTGAATATCAGAGAAGCCAAGATAGATGAAAAGTATGATGACGTCAATAAAAAAGAGGCATCTATAAAGTCTATGCTAGAAGAAAACAAGAAAGTCTTGGAGACGATACAAAACACAAAGATGGACAAGGTCTCACAGACTTATGCAAAGATGAAACCGGGTGCAGCAGCAGGTGTTATATCACAGATTGACGATGATACGGCAGTTAAGATCCTGAGCTCTTTAAAACCGGCTGTAGTAGGTAAAATACTCGCAAAGATGGATCCGCTGAAAGCATCAAAACTCACAACACTGATGACAAAGATAGAGGAGGAGTAG
- a CDS encoding flagellar export protein FliJ, with the protein MKTRYTPLLKIKKNDLDRCEREFEQANANLNKANSSLEEAYTALQNLQLPQSGKIQDMLSARAYISSQRMIVDDKKNWVSFANKQVELAAIKLKNSNVEYEKFKYLDLEEVKKVLKQRSIQESKDLDEIAIMTHNRKGNI; encoded by the coding sequence ATGAAAACGCGTTACACGCCACTTCTTAAAATCAAAAAGAATGATTTAGACAGGTGTGAACGTGAATTCGAACAGGCAAATGCCAACTTAAATAAAGCGAACTCTTCTCTAGAGGAAGCTTACACTGCACTCCAAAACCTACAACTCCCCCAAAGCGGCAAAATCCAAGATATGTTATCGGCAAGAGCTTACATCAGCTCTCAAAGAATGATTGTGGATGATAAGAAAAATTGGGTATCATTTGCAAACAAACAAGTGGAACTAGCCGCGATAAAACTGAAAAATTCGAACGTAGAGTATGAAAAGTTCAAATATCTGGATCTTGAAGAGGTCAAAAAAGTTTTAAAGCAAAGAAGCATTCAAGAATCAAAAGACTTAGACGAGATAGCTATTATGACCCACAACAGAAAAGGAAATATATGA
- a CDS encoding adenylosuccinate synthase, translating into MKADLIVGIQWGDEGKGKIVDLLAQKYDAVARYQGGHNAGHTIVVDGKTHALHLIPSGILNPKAINIIGNGVVVSPEALIKEMKQFENLLGRLFVSESAHMILSFHIAIDQAKEKLRGAKAIGTTGRGIGPAYSEKVARQGFRLGELRDIDKLVAKAMDYFEQNRAVFDALGVECQGEASLKAELEGYAEKLLPFLANTTQMTWNLLDENKKVLLEGAQGTLLDIDHGTYPFVTSSSTISAGACTGLGINPKDIGHITGIVKAYCTRVGNGPFPTEDFGNDGEILRKNGHEFGTTTGRPRRCGWFDAVACKYASRINGCDTLSIMKLDVLDGFEEIKVCVAYEVDGQVIDYMPVDLDNVKPVYKTFKGWSKSVGARTLEELPAEAREYLNFLEEITQTKIGMISTSPDRNDTILL; encoded by the coding sequence ATGAAAGCGGATTTAATTGTAGGAATACAATGGGGTGATGAAGGAAAAGGTAAGATCGTTGACCTTTTGGCACAAAAGTATGATGCGGTAGCACGTTATCAAGGTGGACATAATGCAGGACATACGATAGTAGTCGACGGTAAGACTCATGCACTTCACCTGATCCCGTCTGGAATATTAAACCCTAAAGCTATCAACATCATCGGCAACGGTGTCGTTGTCTCTCCTGAAGCACTTATAAAAGAGATGAAACAGTTTGAGAATCTTCTTGGACGTCTTTTCGTAAGTGAGTCGGCTCACATGATACTAAGTTTTCATATAGCGATAGATCAGGCAAAAGAGAAACTTCGCGGAGCAAAAGCTATCGGTACAACAGGACGCGGAATCGGACCTGCATACAGCGAAAAAGTGGCACGTCAAGGTTTTAGACTGGGCGAACTGCGCGACATCGATAAACTTGTTGCAAAAGCTATGGATTATTTTGAACAGAACAGAGCTGTATTTGATGCTCTGGGTGTCGAGTGTCAAGGCGAGGCTTCTTTAAAAGCTGAGCTAGAAGGGTATGCAGAAAAACTTCTTCCATTTTTGGCAAACACGACTCAAATGACTTGGAACCTTTTAGACGAGAACAAAAAAGTTCTTTTAGAGGGTGCACAAGGAACTCTTCTTGACATCGATCACGGTACATATCCGTTTGTAACGTCATCATCGACTATCAGTGCGGGTGCTTGTACGGGTCTTGGTATCAATCCAAAAGACATAGGTCATATTACAGGTATCGTAAAAGCTTACTGTACACGTGTCGGTAACGGACCTTTTCCTACAGAAGATTTCGGAAATGACGGTGAGATACTAAGAAAGAACGGTCATGAATTCGGGACTACGACAGGTCGCCCTCGTCGTTGTGGCTGGTTCGATGCCGTTGCATGTAAATATGCAAGCCGTATAAACGGTTGTGACACGCTAAGTATCATGAAGCTTGACGTACTTGACGGTTTTGAAGAGATAAAAGTTTGTGTTGCATATGAAGTAGACGGTCAAGTGATAGACTATATGCCAGTAGACCTAGACAACGTAAAACCTGTTTACAAGACTTTTAAAGGGTGGAGCAAATCTGTAGGCGCTAGAACTTTAGAAGAACTTCCTGCAGAAGCAAGAGAGTATCTGAACTTTCTTGAAGAGATAACACAAACGAAAATCGGTATGATTTCGACATCTCCTGACAGAAATGATACAATACTTCTATAA
- a CDS encoding ATP phosphoribosyltransferase regulatory subunit translates to MIFEHEIPDGSKLYFAESAKKKRYIEKVASDILYADGFDEIVTPLFSYHQHLSISDERELVRVNDKQNHKMTLRADSTIDVVHIIDKRLGRNTSHKKWFYIQPVFRYPSIEKYQVGAEFLGESSLSRVMSSAIKIFQKLELKPLVQISNMRIPMILCEMYDLELDDFRHINIEKILKLNVDWLNKLVYLQYVEQIDEVIDLVPQMIKTELLKMKELCSELACDNTVLSPLYYATMLYYDELYFRVIEKNEIYARGGRYKNDELTSVGFAIYTDTLIETLSKEDIK, encoded by the coding sequence ATGATTTTTGAGCACGAAATACCAGATGGTAGTAAACTCTATTTTGCCGAATCAGCGAAAAAGAAACGTTATATAGAGAAAGTCGCATCTGATATACTTTATGCGGATGGATTTGATGAGATAGTGACACCGCTTTTCTCATACCATCAACATTTAAGCATATCCGATGAACGTGAACTTGTACGTGTAAATGATAAGCAAAACCATAAGATGACGCTTCGTGCAGACTCTACGATAGATGTAGTACATATTATCGATAAAAGACTAGGACGTAACACCTCTCATAAAAAGTGGTTTTACATCCAGCCTGTTTTTAGATATCCATCTATTGAAAAGTATCAGGTAGGAGCAGAGTTCTTAGGCGAGAGTTCACTTTCTCGTGTGATGAGTAGTGCGATAAAAATATTTCAGAAACTTGAGTTAAAACCTCTTGTCCAGATATCGAATATGCGTATCCCTATGATACTGTGCGAGATGTATGATCTGGAACTAGACGATTTTCGTCATATTAACATAGAGAAGATCCTAAAACTAAACGTCGACTGGTTAAACAAACTTGTCTATCTTCAGTATGTCGAGCAGATCGATGAAGTGATAGACCTAGTCCCCCAGATGATAAAAACAGAGCTTTTAAAGATGAAAGAGCTATGCAGTGAACTTGCATGTGATAACACCGTTCTATCACCGCTTTACTACGCGACGATGCTTTACTACGATGAACTTTATTTTAGAGTGATCGAGAAAAACGAGATCTATGCGCGCGGCGGAAGATATAAAAATGATGAGCTGACATCTGTAGGCTTTGCAATATATACAGATACTTTAATAGAAACTTTGAGCAAGGAAGATATAAAATGA
- a CDS encoding alanine--glyoxylate aminotransferase family protein has protein sequence MLLFTPGPTPVPQSVRNAMSDETLHHRTPEFEAIFERTRGLLFELFGMDEVIMLSSSGTGAMEAAVTNLCKDTLLNINSGKFGERFGKIAVAHGLKNIEIKNEWDTPASAEEVVAAVKANPGIDAIAIQVSESAGGLRHSVEEIAAAVKAINKDIIIIADGITAVGVEPIDVTNIDCLLAGSQKALMLPPGLAIMGLSKLALEKIGSGRGYYFNLATEIKNQNKNTTAWTAATTLIIGLESVLQRIKDEGGLEKLYSETARRAEANIKALEALGLHVYPKVPAKSMTTIDDENANEIRNILKKEFDINVAGGQDHLKSKIFRINQMGLISPYEAAWVVNSVELALDKLGRRKYDGTANRIFNEVFFQL, from the coding sequence ATGTTACTTTTTACACCAGGGCCTACTCCGGTTCCTCAAAGTGTTAGAAACGCTATGAGTGATGAGACTCTACACCACAGAACTCCGGAATTTGAAGCGATTTTTGAAAGAACTCGCGGACTTTTATTTGAATTATTCGGTATGGATGAGGTTATTATGCTTTCATCAAGCGGTACTGGAGCGATGGAAGCTGCAGTCACAAACCTTTGTAAAGATACTTTGTTAAACATCAATTCAGGGAAGTTTGGCGAGCGTTTTGGAAAGATCGCAGTAGCTCACGGATTAAAAAATATCGAGATCAAAAATGAGTGGGATACGCCGGCATCTGCTGAAGAAGTAGTAGCAGCTGTTAAAGCAAATCCTGGTATCGATGCGATCGCTATTCAGGTGAGTGAATCTGCAGGCGGGCTTCGTCACAGTGTTGAAGAGATCGCTGCAGCTGTTAAAGCGATAAACAAAGATATCATCATCATCGCTGACGGTATCACTGCTGTCGGTGTGGAACCGATCGACGTGACAAACATCGACTGTCTGTTAGCAGGAAGTCAAAAAGCACTTATGCTTCCTCCGGGACTTGCGATCATGGGTCTAAGCAAACTTGCTTTAGAGAAGATCGGAAGTGGAAGAGGGTACTATTTTAACCTTGCGACTGAGATCAAAAACCAAAATAAAAACACGACTGCGTGGACAGCTGCGACGACTTTGATCATCGGTCTTGAGTCGGTTCTTCAGAGAATCAAGGATGAGGGCGGATTAGAGAAACTTTACTCTGAGACAGCTCGCCGTGCAGAGGCAAACATCAAAGCTCTTGAAGCTTTAGGTCTGCATGTATATCCGAAAGTTCCGGCAAAATCTATGACGACAATAGATGATGAAAATGCAAACGAGATAAGAAATATCTTGAAAAAAGAGTTCGATATCAACGTAGCAGGCGGACAAGATCACCTAAAAAGCAAGATCTTCAGGATCAACCAGATGGGTCTGATCTCTCCGTACGAAGCTGCTTGGGTCGTAAACAGCGTAGAGCTGGCACTCGATAAGCTTGGTCGTAGAAAATATGACGGAACGGCTAATCGTATATTTAATGAGGTGTTTTTCCAGTTATGA
- the luxS gene encoding S-ribosylhomocysteine lyase: MPLLDSFKVDHTKMTAPAVRFAKSMKSKCGDDVTVFDLRFTRPNAEDNIPSRGIHTLEHLFAGFMRDHLNSDDVEIIDISPMGCRTGFYMSLFGTPDEKTVAAAWEKSMQDVLNVKNQEEIPELNIYQCGTYKMHSLEEAHAISKQVLDRGIGIMSNEELALDESLVKVAK, translated from the coding sequence ATGCCATTACTAGACAGTTTTAAAGTCGATCATACAAAGATGACTGCACCTGCGGTACGTTTTGCAAAATCTATGAAAAGTAAATGCGGTGACGACGTAACGGTTTTTGACCTTCGTTTTACTCGTCCGAACGCCGAGGACAATATCCCTTCTCGCGGTATTCACACGTTAGAACACCTGTTCGCAGGGTTTATGAGAGATCATTTAAACAGCGATGATGTAGAGATCATCGATATCTCTCCAATGGGATGTAGAACAGGTTTTTATATGAGCCTTTTTGGGACACCTGATGAAAAGACTGTAGCGGCTGCTTGGGAAAAAAGTATGCAGGATGTCTTGAATGTGAAAAACCAAGAAGAGATACCTGAGCTCAATATCTATCAATGCGGGACATATAAAATGCACTCACTTGAAGAAGCACATGCGATATCAAAACAGGTTCTAGATCGCGGGATCGGCATTATGAGTAACGAAGAGTTAGCTCTTGACGAGTCTTTAGTCAAAGTAGCAAAATAA